The genomic stretch TCGTAGAGGTAGACGGCGAGCCGCTCCCCATCCGCGTCGAACGCCACCTTGAAGGTGAAGGGCGTGTGCTCCGGCGCGGGCAGCCGGCCCTGGCCTTCAAGGTAGCCGGGCCGGAAGTGCAGGCGCAGGTCCTCGATGCCGGCCAGACGCCCGGCCAGCTCCGCCACCCGGCGCGTCACCAGGTCCGCGTCGACGGACAGCTCGAGGAAGCCGAAGTGCAGCTTCTTGCGCTGATAGCGCGTGGCACCGGCGCTGACGTTGAAGGGGAAGCTGACGTCCGGAATCTGGAGCGCGAAGTCGGAGATGCGCAGTCCCGGCAGGACCTCCAGCGCCGGGAAGCCCACGAACGCCCTGCGGTCCAGCAGGCGCAATTCGGGGGCGGCGGCGCGCGCATCCAGCGCCGTGGCGGGCTTGGGAGAATCGCTTTCGGTAGCCATCGCGGGAGCAGTGACGTTAGCACGGGCTCCAAGCCCTCGAAATTTCTGGCAAACCCCCGCTTGTGGGGCAAGCAACGAAGCGTGATGGCTCCCTGAATCCAGGGTGAAGGAACGGGCTGCGCCCTGGGCCGAAGTCGGACAAGATGCGCCCCGCGTGTTGGCCCCTGACTCCCTTGTCCTCGACGGTCGCTTCCGGGTTCTCCGTCCGCTGGGTTCAGGCGGAATGGGTGAGGTCTACCTTGGCGAACAGGTCTCCCTGGGCCGCAAGGTGGCCATCAAGGTCCTGCACCATGACCTCCACGCCCAGGCAGGCATGGCGGAGCGCTTCAAGCGCGAGGCACGCCTCCTCTCCGCCGTGGAGCACCCCGCCGTGGTGCGCATCGTCGACTTCGGTGAGTCCGGCGACCACGCGTGCCTCGTCATGGAGTTCGTCGAAGGTGAGAGCCTGTATGACGTGCTCACGCCGGGCCCCATGCCCCCGGGCCGCGGGCTGCCGCTGCTCCAGCAGCTGGCGGAGGGCCTGGCCGCCATCCACGACAAGGGCATCATCCACCGCGACCTGAAGCCGGAGAACGTCTTCATCGCCAAGAGCGCCCGGGGCGAGCAGGCCCGGCTGCTGGACTTCGGCATCGCGCGGCTCGTGGAACCGGACGCCTCCAGCAGCGTCAGCCAGGTGGGTGTGGTGCTGGGCACGCCGGAGTACCTGTCGCCGGAGCAGGCCGTGGGCGCGAAGGTGGACACGCGCAGCGACCTGTACTCGTTCGGCGTGCTGACCTACCGCGTGCTGTCCGGGCGGCTCCCCTTCGACGGGCCCCTGCCGCGAAACTTCCTGTCGCAGCACGCCTCCGCCGCGCCGCTGCCGCTGGACCGCGCGGCTCCCACCCTGTCGCGCTATGTGGGCCTGCTGTCGCTGGTGATGCGCCTGCTGGAGAAGGACGCGAGCAAGCGTCCCCAGAGCGCGCACGAACTGGCCGACGCGTTGGCAGCGGCGCACTCCGCCCTCTCCGCCTTCACGCCCGGCCTGGGCACCCCCACCTACGTCCCACAGCCGGGAAGTGGCGCCGCGCCCTCCTCGGGCACGTCGGTGTTCGGCACCGGGAGTGCCACGGGGAGCAGCTCGGGTCCCACGGGCACGGCGGCCTTCGCGGGAGTCGCTCCAGCGCCGCAGGCGAGCAGTGGTACCGCCGCGTTCGGCGTGGCCTCCAGCGGCGGCTCGGCCTCGGGCGCCCTGCCGGTGGCCTCCCCGCGCACGGGGACGTCGTCCTTCGGACTGAAGTCCTCCGGCGGCGTGGCCGCGGTGACGGGCGGCAACGCGTCGGTGGTGAAGCCACAGAACCTCACGGTGATGCTCACCGACATCCAGGGCTTCACCGAGCGCACCAGCCGGCAGACGCACGAAGAGAACGCGCGGATGCTGGAGACGCACGACAAGCTGCTGATGCCCCTGGTGAAGGAGCACGACGGGCGGCTGGTCCAGAAGCGCGGGGACGCGTTGCTGGTGGTGTTCCGCTCCCCCACCGCGGGCGTGCTGTGCGGCATGGCCATGCAGGACCGGCTGTGGCGCCACAACCAGACGGTGCCGGAAGTGGACCGCCTCAACGTGCGCGTCTGCCTGCACGCGGGCGAGGTGCTCGCCACGCCGGACTCCGTGCTGGGCGAGCCCATGGAGGTCATCGAAGCCGTGGAGCATGTCGCCAGCGCGGGTGAGGTCACCTTCACCGAAGCGGTGAACCTGGCGCGCAACCGCGCGGAGGTCACCGCCGAGCCCTGCGGCGCCATCACCCTCCCCGGCCGCGACGAGCAACTCCAGCTCTACCGCTGCCAGCGCGCCGCGGAGGGCCCGCCCTTTGGAGACCGCTTCGCCTCGCAAGGCAGCCGGGGCAACGCGCTCGCGCCCCTGCTGGCGAAACTCCAGGCCGTGAAGCTGCCTACCGGCATGGGGGAGCTGCTGCGTCAGCGGCCGCGCGAGGCGGCGCTGGTCGCCGGCGCGGTGGTGCTCCTGGGCGCTGGCGCCGCGTGGCTGGGCCAGCGCAACGACGCCGGCACCCGGGCCTTCGCGCTGCTGGAGGATGGGAAGCTGGACGAAGCCCTGGCGCTGATGGACAGCGCCACCGACGAGGAGAAGGAACTGCCCTCGCTGAGGCGCGCACGCGCGGCGGCGCACCATGCCAAGGGGCACCACATCAGCGAACGGACCGCGCTCAGCCACCTGAAGGAGGAGGAGCTCGAGGACGTGGAGCCGCTCATCCTCGACGGCCTGGCGGAGGACTACGGCAAGGAGCCGCTCACTGTCGTGGGGAATGCCCTGACCCGGCTTCCGAAGGACCGCTTGCGCGCCCACTACGAGGACCTGGCCGCGGAGGCGTACTCCCTGCGCCAGTGGGGCGCGCTGCGCTACCTGGAGTTCGCGAAGGCCGCGGACGGGGTGAACCTGGTTCGCGCCTATAGCGAGGCGCTGAACTCCCCGGACTGCAGCATCCGCACCCAGGCCGCCAACCGTCTCGCGGGCCTGGGTGACGCGGATGCCATCCCCGCGCTGGAGCGCGTCACCTCACTCCCCAAGGCGAAGGGCCTCCTGGGCAGCAAGGACTGCGGCCACGAAGCAGCGGCGACCGCCATCAAGTCACTCAAGCAGAAGAGCGACTGACTCAGTCATCCCGCCGTGCGTGCCCCTTCTTCTTGCCGCGCCCGCGCCCGCGCCGGTCATCGTCGTCGTCATCGTCATCGTCCCAGTCATGTCGGCGGGCCTTCACCTTGTCATCCACCCGCAGGAGGCTGCGTGAGTACGCATCGAAGTCCAGGTGAAGGTGGCCTCTCGCCCTCCGCGTGGAGGCATGGAACTTCACCCGCCACACGTCCCGCCCCTTCCGGTCCGCGTCCTTCAGACGGCACTCATAGCCACGCGAGCGGCATTGGTTGAAGCCCAGGTTCACCGCCTCCCTGTACGTCATCGCCACCGGACGCTGCGGAGGAGGCGGCGGATGCGGAGGAGGTGAGCGGGTGTGCAGGACACAACCCGAAGCGAGCATCAGACAGCCAATGACAAGGGCGAGTCGCATGCCACCCATGACGCATCAGCGCGGCACATCTTCAAAGCCACGCAGGGTATGAGCCAGGCACTGGAAAGTTACAGCCCTTCAGGCGACGCGAAGGCCGCGAACAGCTCACCGGCGAGATAGGCCCGCGAGCCCTTCGCGGCGGGACGGATGTAGTCGTTGACCACGGGCCCGCCCTGCTCCAGCTGGTGCCTCGAGGGGAATGACAGGTTCAGCCGGCCTCGCGCGACGCCCTTGCCGCCCCGGTGGATGAAGGTGACGGTGCCATGGGCATCCACGGCCTCCACCACACCAATGTGTGTCATGCCGTCGTTGCGGCGGCCATCGCGGTTGCGGTCATACGTCTCACGGAAGAAGACGAGGTCTCCGGGACGCGGCGGCTGGTGGTGGACAGAGCCGACATCCACCGCACGGCGGAAGATGGCGGAGACGGCGTTCTCTCCCGCGCGGAAGCCGTGCGCCACCAGGTCGATGCCGGCGGAGCGGTACGCCAGGCGCACGAAGCCGGAGCAGTCATCCGGAACGCCGCGGCTGACTCGGCGCAGGCTGCGCATGCCCACGAGTTGGAGGGAGCGCTGGACGATGGAGCGCGACATCTGCGTGGGCGCGAGCACCACGTCCCAGAACCGGCCGGTGGTGCTGGCGGGCCCCGTCACCTGCTCGGCCGCCCGCAGCGTGGCCTCCAACACGCCCGCGCTCACCCACTGCGTCGCCACCACGGTGGGCGCCACTTCGGCGGTCCCCAGCTCCACCGCCGTGACTGGCACCGGCACCAGCTCCGCGAGGCCTCCTGGCGCGGCCACCGTCACCGCCTCCGTCGTGGCGACGGGCTCCGAGGGGCGCGGCTTCACGGTGGCACACCCCACGAGCACGCTGAGGGGGAAGACGGCAAGGAGTGGAAGGCGGAGCGACATGAGGGGCCGCATTCAAGACCACCTCCCAGGCCGTCCGCCAAGAACTCCCGGTGTCAGCCCTCCCAGGTCGCGAGCATGGCTCGCACCCGTGCATACCTCTGGAGCAGCGCCGCGCGGTGAGCACTGAGCATTACCATGGAACCAATGACCATCAGTCCCAGGACGAACAGTGAGGCTGCGGCAATCCGGTGGTCCCGCATGCCAAAGCGCACCAGGTTGGCGGCGATGCACGTCACCAGGAACGCCGTGCCCAGATACACGTAGGAGCGGATGCGCAGCGCGATGCCACACGCCACGCCCACCACACAGAGCGTGACGCACAGGAGCATCGAACCGCCATCATTGAACATGAGCGGCTTCCAGGCACCCGCCACGTAGATGGCCGTGACGGCCAGCGCACGCAACCGGGCATAGGTCTCCGCATCGATGGCCTCGCGGAACACGCGCAGCAACGCGAGCAGGGAGAGCCCCGCGGGGATGACATAGAACTGCGCCTCTCCCGCGCCCGTTCCCTGCCACACCAGCAGCAGCGCCGCGTTGAACGCCACCACCGACGTCAGCGACGCCACACCCCGGTGCCGCGGGTGCGTGGCCAGCGCGGCGAAGTGAGCGGCATACCCCACCATCAACGCCGCCACGTGAAGGGGCTCGCTCCAGGGAGCGGAGAGCAACCCCGCCAGGGGGAAGAGGTATGCGCCCAACAAGGCGGGCCGTCGGAAACACGCCAGGGAGGAACCCTCGCGCTGCACGAAGAAGTAGAGGCCGGTGAACAGCGCACCGCCCACCAGGGCCGCCAGGCTGTCGCCGGGGCCCGGGTGCGCCCCCATTCCCAGCATGCGGACGGAGAGATAGCCCAGCGCGAGCACCGCCTGCGCCATGTAGGCGGACGCCTCTTCCTTCTCCGTGACCGCGCGGCGGACCAGGGCGAAGAGCAGCACGCCCAGCGCCACGCTCGCCACCAGGCCCTCGCGGAGCGCGCCCAGCGACGTGTCCACGAGCGCCAGCCCCGCCATCACCTCGAAGAGCGCCACCCCGGCGAAGCCGTGCCCCACGCTCCGGCGCCGCGCCTTGCCGGCCACGAAGAGCGAGAGGCCCGCCAACAGCGCGCTGGCCGCTCCGAAGTACGGAAGGATGAACGCCGCGCCCCGGCCGCTGGAGTACACCGCGCCCAGGTACAGCAGCCATCCATGCACGGCGGCGAGCGAGGCCAGCCACCCCACCACCTCACGCTCGCGGCGCCGCCACACCACGGCCCACGCCGCGCCCACACCGAAGAGGAACGTCAGCGGAGTTCCCACATGCTCCAGTTCGCGCAAGCCCGCGAGCGACAGCAGCGCCAGCACCCAGCCGCCATGGTGCAGCGAGGCGCCCACGCGCACACCGCGAGCGTCCACGAGCGACCCGATGAGGCACAGCGCCAGCCCCGTTCCACTGACGACCGCGGGCACCCACAGCGGGTCCACGGCGGCGACGAGCGAGGCCCCCAGCAACGCGGTGGCCACGTTGGCCATCCACCGCTCCCTCGCCACCATCAACACACCCGCCGTCACAGCGGCGCCCACCGCCACCGGCAGGGGCAGCGAGCCAGGGCCTGACAGGAGCAGGCGCTCCAGCAGCAGCGCGCCCAACGCACCGGCGCTGCCCACCCACAGCGGCTCGCTCCAGGTCGCCTCCAGCGGCGGCAACACCTTCGCGAAGGCCTGGGTGAGCGCGCGCTGGATGCCTCCGGACTGGCACACGGCGGACGCCACGGCCGCGCCCAGCACCACGGCGATGACGGACAGGCCCGCGTCGAGCCCTCGCTCGAGCAACGCGTTCACACTGACCGCGCCCATGGGCGCCAACGTCAACGCCCAGATGGCGGGAGCCAGCAACCAGCGCTGAGACAGCAGGAACGCAGCCAGCGCCAGCACACCCGCCAGCGTGGCCAGATGAGACGGCGTGGGCGAATCAAGGGCGGGCAGCGCCGCGAGGATGAGCGCCGTGACGACGGCGCCGGGCCGCAGTGCCGTGTCCGGCGCGCTCCGGAAGAACGCCCACACGCGAGCGGGCCCATGACTCTCCGCGATGGCCAGCGCGAGCAACAGGCCGATGACGATGGGACGGGCCGCCGGGAAGAAGAGGAGGACCAGCGCGGAGCCGCACACGCGCAAGAAGGGACGCGGCCCAGGCATCAGCGCCAGGGACGCCGACAGCACATAGAGCGCCGTGGGGACATGGTACGGCCTGAGCGCGACGAGGAGCACGGGCAAGGCCACCACGGCGAGCCATCCCTGCATCCACGATGACAGGGCCTGGCGAGGGGCCTCCTCACGCGAGCGCAGCAGCAGCGATGCCGCGGCGGGGACGTGTGCCACGACACGCACCAGCGCCAGGCTCAGCAGCGGAAGCGTCTGAACCCACCAGGGCAGCTCGCCCCCCACCACCACGATGCCCACGAAGGCATACGGGACGAAGAGCGACGCGAAGAACGGCTGACGATTGGCTCGCGTCCAGAGCAAGGGCAGCACGCAGGTGCCCACGAGCAGCAACGGCAGCCCCGCGTCGTCCCACTTCACCACCGCGACACCCAGCACCACGGCGGCGGACAACGTCGCCGCCAGGGCGAAGCGGTGACCACCCGTCCCCACCCGCAAGACCGCGGGGACCTCCTCCAGCACGGCCAGGAGACTCAACACCCCGGCGAGGCACAACAACGGCACGGCGCCGAAACTGAACGTCGCGGTGAGCGCATAGAGCGAGGCCACGGCGACACTCAGCCCCGCGGGCAATACGCGCGCGGTGAGCAACGCCGCCAGCGCCGCCCCCAGCAGCAGGGGCGCATGCTCCGACGAACGCGCGCTCAGCAAGGCCGTCAGCGGGAAGACGAGCGCGATGAGCCCGGCGACCGTCGCGCTGATGCTTCGGCCCCACCGCGCCGCGGCAACGGAAGCCCCCAAAGCCCAGCAGCAGAACAGCGCCACGGACAGGCCCGGCGACATCCATCCACCCCATGGCGAATAGATGCGCGGGATGTCGTGCACCAGCGCCAGGGCAGACATGAGCACGGCGAGGGGACGCACCACCGGGAAGGTCCTCGACGCCACGGCCACCGCGCCCGCGGACACCAGGATGACGCCGGCCAGCCCTGGCGCCCGGGCCAGCACGCCCCAGGGAATCGCGAGCACCGCGTAGAAGACGCCTGGCAGGCCCAGCCACCGCGTCAGCCCACCCCGCATCCCCAGCAACGAGAGTCCGAGCGCCACCGCCGCGAGCGTGGGCGCCACCGCCGTGGACGAAAGCTCTCCCGCCCATCGTGGAAGCGCGGCCGCCGCCAGCACGGACGCCAGCGCCATGAAGGAGGCGCGCTGGAGCCCCCAGGCAGCGAGCACCGCGGCGGCGCCACACAGGGCCATGCCCGTCACGGCCGTGAAGCCGTCGCCGGCAATCAGGCCCATGAGGAACCCCGCCGTGGCCACCACACCCACGACAGCGCCCAGCAACCCGCGCGTGCGCGCGGTGCACAGCATGCTCACCGCGGCGAGCACGAGGGCCAGCGCCCCCGACGCGACCGCTCCGCCGGACGCCCCCAGGACGGCGTAGGCCTGGAAGGGAAGGAACAGCGACAGCCCCGCCCCCACCACCGTCAGGAAGAAGCGCTCCACCAGCAGGCCCAGGACGAGACACAGCACCGCCAGCGCCAGTGCGCTCCAGAAGGAGGGCCGCGCGTCCGGTCCCGACAGGCCAAAGAACACGAAGAGCGGGCTCGCCACCGCGGTAGCTCGCAGCAGCACCTCCGCCAGCGCCAGGTCCCGTGCATTGCCCGTACGCTGGCCTCGCCACAGCCGCGAGACGGCGAACAACGCACCCGCGAAGATGAAGGGCAGCGCGGACAGCGCTCCGAATTGAAGAGGCAGCGGCTCGGTGGTGTAACCGAGCCAGGCCTTCACCGCGTTGATGATGCGCCGCACCGGCCCGGGGATGAGTTGGGAGAAGGAGGCATAGGCGAAGTACGTGCTCGCATAGGCCGCGTAAACCCACCGGATGCGGGCGACGCCGCCGCGGGACAGCGACAGCAACGTCCACGAGACGACCGCCGCCGTGACGAAGAGCGCCGGCGCCGGCGCTGGCGCCGCGACGATGAGGCAGGTGGCCTGGAGTGACACCACGCCAATGGACAGCGAATCCGCGCCCCGCTCAGCGTCCAGGGTGCGGAAGCGCAACGCGGTGGCCAGGAGAAAGGCGCCGAACGGGGCATAGGTGCCAACGGAGACCGCCACGTCCGCGCCCGCCAGCGCGACGTGCAGGCGCGTGAAATAGAGCAGCAGCAGGTACAGCGGCGCGGCGAGGACGAAAGCGAGCGCGGTGCCCTCACGCGGCGCTGGTGGCGGACGCGAAGAAAGGAGGAAGAAGAGCGCACACGGCAGGACGTTGAGCCACAGCGCCTGGCCGCCCAGCCCCGTGGCGAGCGGCGCCAACCCCATCATCAAGGTACTGACCACGAGCGCCAGTTGGATAAGGGGACGGGATGTGGAATCGAAGGCCTCCAGCGGCTTGCGCGCCAGGAAGGCCGCCACTCCCGCCCATGCCAGCAACGCGGGGATGAGCCACACCGTGCCGACGCCTCCCAGTTGGAAGACGTCCCCCAAGCCCATGGGCCCCAGTGCGATACCAGCGAGCGGAGCCACGGCCGTACCGATGAGCCCCAGGATGTACCCAGGATTGCGTAACGCCTCGCGCCTGGCGAGGTACGCGCCCCAAACGGTGAAGCCCGCGGAGCAACTCGCCGTCAGCCCGAACACCGTGAGCGAGCGGAGGCCGGACGACATCCCCACCCAACTCTCGAACACGAGGTAGAGGGCACTGGAGAGGATGAGGAAGGCCCCGATGAACCACATGAGGCTTTGGTAGAGGAACGGCCTCCACACGCGATTCCAGGTGGAGGCCTCCTCGACGAGGCGCGCGGTGAGGCCTCGCGCCGGCGGCGGCTCCGCGTAGGGCTCCGCCGGATTCGCGGGCAGCGGCATCCAGACAGGCGGGGCCTCGGGGAGCGGCTCATCCGACTGCACAGCCTCGGGCGCCGCGTCCACTCCAGCAGCGGCCTCCGGCTCGGACGGGTGCGATGGCGCCGCGACGACCTCCGGCTCCAACGGAGCAGACGCCTCGGCCTGGCGCGGCTCCTCGGTGAGTCCCGGAACCTCCACGGCCGAAGTCACCTCGACCTCCGGCTGTTCCGAAGCCGCCTCCTGCGGCGCGGGAGGCTCCTGCATCAAGGCCGCGGGAACGGACGTCGCGGCATCCGCATGCGCCGGAGCCACGACGGTGGCCGCCTCCGCGGAGCCCGCTGGAGGCAGCTCCGTCAAGACCGCGAGGAGGATGCGTGCCTGCCGCTCATACCGCTCCGAGATGAAGCGCCGGACGCTGGGAGGAACCTCGGGCGACTCCCACCGCGTCAGCTCATCGAGCAGGAATTGAACGTGCGTGAGCTCGGCTTCGATGACCTCACGCGAGCGCCCCGTCATCCGAGCGCCACACAGCGCACACCACGAGTCCTTGCCACGCCGCTCTTCGCGGCAGTCAGCGCAGTACATACATCCCCCTCGATACAACGAACATGCCATTCAAGAGGCTGTCGCGTACAGGCACCCCCTGACGAAGGGGGACGCGTACACGCTGCATCACACCCGTGACACCTGTGCATCCGGTTGCACAACCCGTGCGTGAGTGTCAACGCAGCGGGCGGCCGCCTTGCCGCCGCTGGCACCTCGGCCCCGGCTGTGAAACGTTGCGCGCATGAGCACGGAAGAGCTGACGCTGCGACGCATCGAATCGAGGGATGACGCGGCGGTGGCCGGCATCATCCGGACGGTGATGCCGGAGTTCGGCGCGGACGGCCCTGGCTTCGCCATCCACGATCCCGAGGTGTCAGCGATGACCGCCGCCTACGCCCGGCCCCGGCACACCTACTTCGTCGTGGAGCGGGCGGGGCGTGTCATCGGCGGTGGTGGAATCGCCCCACTTGAAGGAGGAGACCCGGGCGTCTGCGAGCTGCGGAAGATGTACTTCCTCCCCGAAGCCCGAGGCCTCGGCCAGGGCGAGCGCCTGCTCCGACGCTGCCTGGCATTCGCACGTGAAGCGGGCTTCCAGCGCTGCTACCTGGAGACGCTGGCGGGAATGCAGCAGGCCCAGAAGCTCTACCGCCGCATGGGCTTCGAACCGCTGTGCGCGCCCATGGGCAGCACGGGCCACTTCGGCTGCGATCACTGGTACGCCCGGGATTTGTCAAAGCCGCTCGACTGACGAAGACGGACGGCCCCCTGGCCTGCCAGCGGCCCTTCGTACGGCCCAGTGCCTCGTCGCGCCCGCGTCCCCAGGTTTGGGACAGGAGGGGCAGCACATGACGAGCATCCATCCCGCGGAAGGAACGTGCCATGCCTGACCGGCGGGCGCC from Myxococcus xanthus encodes the following:
- a CDS encoding protein kinase domain-containing protein — encoded protein: MGEVYLGEQVSLGRKVAIKVLHHDLHAQAGMAERFKREARLLSAVEHPAVVRIVDFGESGDHACLVMEFVEGESLYDVLTPGPMPPGRGLPLLQQLAEGLAAIHDKGIIHRDLKPENVFIAKSARGEQARLLDFGIARLVEPDASSSVSQVGVVLGTPEYLSPEQAVGAKVDTRSDLYSFGVLTYRVLSGRLPFDGPLPRNFLSQHASAAPLPLDRAAPTLSRYVGLLSLVMRLLEKDASKRPQSAHELADALAAAHSALSAFTPGLGTPTYVPQPGSGAAPSSGTSVFGTGSATGSSSGPTGTAAFAGVAPAPQASSGTAAFGVASSGGSASGALPVASPRTGTSSFGLKSSGGVAAVTGGNASVVKPQNLTVMLTDIQGFTERTSRQTHEENARMLETHDKLLMPLVKEHDGRLVQKRGDALLVVFRSPTAGVLCGMAMQDRLWRHNQTVPEVDRLNVRVCLHAGEVLATPDSVLGEPMEVIEAVEHVASAGEVTFTEAVNLARNRAEVTAEPCGAITLPGRDEQLQLYRCQRAAEGPPFGDRFASQGSRGNALAPLLAKLQAVKLPTGMGELLRQRPREAALVAGAVVLLGAGAAWLGQRNDAGTRAFALLEDGKLDEALALMDSATDEEKELPSLRRARAAAHHAKGHHISERTALSHLKEEELEDVEPLILDGLAEDYGKEPLTVVGNALTRLPKDRLRAHYEDLAAEAYSLRQWGALRYLEFAKAADGVNLVRAYSEALNSPDCSIRTQAANRLAGLGDADAIPALERVTSLPKAKGLLGSKDCGHEAAATAIKSLKQKSD
- a CDS encoding CHAP domain-containing protein; translated protein: MRPLMSLRLPLLAVFPLSVLVGCATVKPRPSEPVATTEAVTVAAPGGLAELVPVPVTAVELGTAEVAPTVVATQWVSAGVLEATLRAAEQVTGPASTTGRFWDVVLAPTQMSRSIVQRSLQLVGMRSLRRVSRGVPDDCSGFVRLAYRSAGIDLVAHGFRAGENAVSAIFRRAVDVGSVHHQPPRPGDLVFFRETYDRNRDGRRNDGMTHIGVVEAVDAHGTVTFIHRGGKGVARGRLNLSFPSRHQLEQGGPVVNDYIRPAAKGSRAYLAGELFAAFASPEGL
- a CDS encoding GNAT family N-acetyltransferase, with the protein product MSTEELTLRRIESRDDAAVAGIIRTVMPEFGADGPGFAIHDPEVSAMTAAYARPRHTYFVVERAGRVIGGGGIAPLEGGDPGVCELRKMYFLPEARGLGQGERLLRRCLAFAREAGFQRCYLETLAGMQQAQKLYRRMGFEPLCAPMGSTGHFGCDHWYARDLSKPLD